The Streptomyces sp. NBC_00286 nucleotide sequence GCCGCCACGGGATAGTTGCCGTTCAGTACGCGGGACACGGTGGCGGGCGAGACCTGCGCGCGAGCCGCCACGTCCGCCAGGGTCACGGTCATCTATCGTCCTCCGGTCAGGGATCTACTCAGGCATCTGCGTCGCATATCTCATCACCGCGCGGGGTTGTCCGATCCGCTGCACAGAGGCTAGCTTCTTCACACATAGAAAGCGCTTGCTGCAACGCTCACCTGTTCGCTGTGGGGCGTACGCGGCGCAGGACGCGTACGAAGGGAATGACGTGACACGCAAGACGGTGCGCATCGCGATGAACGGTGTGACGGGACGCATGGGCTACCGCCAGCATCTCGTCCGCTCCATCCTCGCCCTGCGCGAACAGGGCGGCCTCGATCTCGGCGACGGCACCGTGCTGTGGCCCGAGCCCGTGCTCGTCGGCCGCCGTGAGCACGCGCTGAAGGCGCTCGCCGACCAGCACGGCCTCGAGCACTGGTCCACCAGCCTCGACGCCGTACTCGACGACCCGGCCATCGACATCTACTTCGACGCACAGGTCACCTCCGCCCGCGAGGACGCCATCAAGAAGGCCATCGAGGCCGGAAAGCACATCTACACCGAGAAGCCGACCGCGACCGGCCTCGACGGCGCCCTGGAGCTGGCCCGGTTGGCCGCGGACAAGGGCATCAAGCACGGCGTCGTCCAGGACAAACTGTTCCTGCCCGGCCTGCTCAAGCTGAAGCGCCTCATCGAGGGCGGCTTCTTCGGGCGGATCCTGTCCATCCGCGGCGAGTTCGGCTACTGGGTCTTCGAGGGCGACTGGCAGCCCGCCCAGCGCCCCTCCTGGAACTACCGCGCGGAGGACGGCGGCGGCATCGTCGTCGACATGTTCCCGCACTGGGAGTACGTCCTCCACGAACTGTTCGGCCGCGTCAAGTCCGTACAGGCGCTGACCGCGACCCACATCCCGCAGCGCTGGGACGAGCAGGGCAAGCCGTACGCCGCGACGGCCGACGACGCCGCGTACGGCATCTTCGAGCTCGAGAACGGCGCCATCGCGCAGATCAACTCCTCCTGGACCGTACGTGTCAACCGTGACGAGTTGGTGGAATTCCAGGTCGACGGGACTGAGGGCTCGGCGGTCGCCGGTCTGCGCAACTGCCGTGTCCAGCACCGCAGTTCGACCCCGAAGCCGGTCTGGAACCCGGACATCCCCGCCACCGAGGTCTTCCGCGACCAGTGGCAGGAGGTCCCCGACAACGCCGAGTTCGACAACGGCTTCAAGGCGCAGTGGGAGCTGTTCCTCAAGCATGTGTACGCCGATGCGCCGTACCACTGGGATCTGCTGGCGGGCGCTCGTGGGGTTCAGCTCGCCGAGCTGGGGCTGAAGTCCTCGGCCGAGGGCCGCCGTTTCGACGTGCCGGAGATCTCGCTGTGACCACTGGGATGATTGGGATGAGTGGGGCTGCTGGGGCTTCTGGGACGATCCAACTGCCGGGTGCGGGTGGTTCGTTGCGTGCCTACACCCCGCGTACGGAACCGCTCGCCCTCTCCACGGGCGCGCCCTTCACCTCTCGTACGGTTTTCTCGGCGGCGCATGTGGTCGCGGATCCGTACGCGGATGTCTCCCCCGACGCGCCCGCCGCCGTCGACTGGGACGCCACCCTCGCCTTCCGCCGGCATCTGTGGTCGCACGGGCTCGGGGTCGCGGAAGCGATGGACACGGCTCAGCGGGGGATGGGGCTCGACTGGGGCGGGGCGGCGGAGCTGATCCGCCGTTCGGCCGCCGAGGCTAAGGCCGTCGGCGGGCTGATCGCGTGCGGGGTGGGCACGGACCAGCTGGTCTCCGGCTCCCTGGGGGAGGTCCGGGAGGCGTACGAGGAGCAGCTCGCGCTCGTGGAGGGGACGGGCGCGCAGGCGATCCTCATGGCGTCGCGGGCGCTCGCGGCTGCGGCTTCCGGCCCCGAGGACTACCTGGAGGTCTACGGCCATCTGCTGCGCCAGGCGTCCGAGCCGGTGATCCTGCACTGGCTGGGCCCGATGTTCGACCCGGCGCTGGAGGGTTACTGGGGCTCGTCCGACCTGGACGCGGCCACCGACACCTTCCTGGAGGTCATCGCCGCGCACCCCGACAAGGTCGACGGCATCAAGGTCTCCCTCCTGGACGCCCAGCGCGAGATCGACCTGCGCCGCCGCCTCCCGAAGGGAGTCCGCTGCTACACCGGCGACGACTTCAACTACCCCGAGCTGATCGCGGGCGACGACCACGGCTTCAGCCACGCGCTGCTCGGCATCTTCGACCCGCTGGGGCCGCTGGCGGCGGAAGCGGTACGGGTCCTCGACACGGGTGACGTGAAGGGCTTCCGCGAACTCCTCGATCCCACGGTCGAGTTGTCCCGCCACCTCTTCCATACCCCGACCCGCTTCTACAAGACGGGCGTGGTCTTCCTGGCCTGGCTCGCCGGCCACCAGTCCCACTTCACGATGGTCGGCGGACTGCAGTCGGCCCGCTCACTCCCGCACTTCGCCCGCGCGTACGAACTGGCCGACGGTCTTGGCCTGTTCCCGGACCCGGCGCTGGCGGCGGCGCGGATGAAGAACCTGCTGTCGCTGTACGGAGTGGAACAGTGAGCCTCTCGCGTTTTTCCATCAACCAGATGACGGTCAAGCAACTGTCGCTGCCCGAACTGGTCGACGCCTGCCTGGAGTTGGGTGTACCGGGGGTCGGCCTGTGGCGCGAGCCGGTCCAGTCGTACGGCCTGGAGGCGACGGCGAAGCTGGTCCGTGACGCGGGTCTGGCCGTCACCACCCTGTGCCGGGGCGGCTTCTTCACCTCCATCGACCCGGACGAGCGGGCGAAGGCGCTGGAC carries:
- a CDS encoding Gfo/Idh/MocA family protein, yielding MTRKTVRIAMNGVTGRMGYRQHLVRSILALREQGGLDLGDGTVLWPEPVLVGRREHALKALADQHGLEHWSTSLDAVLDDPAIDIYFDAQVTSAREDAIKKAIEAGKHIYTEKPTATGLDGALELARLAADKGIKHGVVQDKLFLPGLLKLKRLIEGGFFGRILSIRGEFGYWVFEGDWQPAQRPSWNYRAEDGGGIVVDMFPHWEYVLHELFGRVKSVQALTATHIPQRWDEQGKPYAATADDAAYGIFELENGAIAQINSSWTVRVNRDELVEFQVDGTEGSAVAGLRNCRVQHRSSTPKPVWNPDIPATEVFRDQWQEVPDNAEFDNGFKAQWELFLKHVYADAPYHWDLLAGARGVQLAELGLKSSAEGRRFDVPEISL
- a CDS encoding dihydrodipicolinate synthase family protein; this encodes MSGAAGASGTIQLPGAGGSLRAYTPRTEPLALSTGAPFTSRTVFSAAHVVADPYADVSPDAPAAVDWDATLAFRRHLWSHGLGVAEAMDTAQRGMGLDWGGAAELIRRSAAEAKAVGGLIACGVGTDQLVSGSLGEVREAYEEQLALVEGTGAQAILMASRALAAAASGPEDYLEVYGHLLRQASEPVILHWLGPMFDPALEGYWGSSDLDAATDTFLEVIAAHPDKVDGIKVSLLDAQREIDLRRRLPKGVRCYTGDDFNYPELIAGDDHGFSHALLGIFDPLGPLAAEAVRVLDTGDVKGFRELLDPTVELSRHLFHTPTRFYKTGVVFLAWLAGHQSHFTMVGGLQSARSLPHFARAYELADGLGLFPDPALAAARMKNLLSLYGVEQ